Proteins encoded by one window of Xyrauchen texanus isolate HMW12.3.18 chromosome 24, RBS_HiC_50CHRs, whole genome shotgun sequence:
- the LOC127618178 gene encoding hypoxia-inducible factor 1-alpha inhibitor translates to MAAATVADADPAETDGAAAAAAFTDLPEPGWNESQLRQYTFQTRPIPRLSHTDPRAEVLINNEEPVVLTDTSLVYPAVKWDIPYLQENIGNGDFSVYMAENHKFLYYDEKKMANFEDFVPKSRRLEMKFSEFVDKMHQTEEQGGKERVYLQQTLNDTVGRKIVVDFLGFNWNWINKQQAKRNWGPLTSNLLLIGMEGNVTPAHYDEQQNFFAQIKGHKRCILFPPDQFESLYPYPVHHPCDRQSQVDFENPDYEKFPNFKNAIGYEAVVGPGDVLYIPMYWWHHIESLLNGGVTITVNFWYKGAPTPKRIEYPLKAHQKVAIMRNIEKMLGEALGDPHEVGPLLNMMIKGRYDHGLS, encoded by the exons ATGGCAGCCGCGACTGTGGCTGATGCGGACCCAGCAGAGACCGATGGAGCTGCCGCCGCAGCCGCATTTACGGATCTGCCCGAGCCAGGATGGAATGAGTCGCAGCTTCGACAATATACCTTCCAAACCAGACCGATACCACGACTCTCGCATACGGATCCGCGTGCAGAGGTTTTAATAAATAACGAG GAGCCAGTTGTATTAACAGACACCAGCTTGGTATATCCAGCTGTGAAGTGGGACATACCCTACTTGCAAGAGAACATTGGGAATGGGGACTTCTCTGTTTACATGGCAGAAAATCACAAATTCTTGTATTATGACGAGAAGAAAATGGCAAACTTTGAGGACTTTGTGCCCAAGTCTCGTCGATTAGAGATGAAGTTTTCAGAGTTTGTGGACAAGATGCATCAAACAGAAGAGCAAGGTGGAAAAGAAAG aGTGTACTTGCAGCAGACTCTGAATGATACAGTAGGCCGAAAAATAGTGGTGGATTTCCTTGGATTCAATTGGAACTGGATTAACAAACAGCAAGCTAAACGAAACTGGGGACCGCTGACTTCGAATTTGCTGCTCATAGGCATGGAAG GCAATGTGACACCAGCACACTATGATGAGCAACAGAATTTCTTTGCACAAATCAAAGGACATAAGAGGTGCATCCTATTTCCTCCTGATCAGTTTGAAAGCCTCTATCCTTACCCTGTTCATCATCCATGTGACAGACAGAGTCAG GTTGATTTTGAAAATCCTGATTATGAGAAgtttcctaatttcaaaaatGCCATTGGATATGAGGCTGTTGTGGGACCAGGTGATGTCCTATACATCCCAATGTATTG GTGGCATCACATTGAGTCCTTATTAAATGGAGGGGTGACCATCACAGTGAACTTCTGGTACAAG GGTGCACCCACTCCAAAGAGGATAGAGTACCCATTGAAAGCTCATCAGAAGGTGGCCATAATGAGGAACATAGAGAAGATGTTGGGAGAGGCCTTGGGGGACCCACATGAG GTTGGTCCATTGCTGAACATGATGATCAAGGGACGTTATGATCATGGACTGAGTTAA